From Thermodesulfobacteriota bacterium, a single genomic window includes:
- a CDS encoding YbdK family carboxylate-amine ligase, with product MSLGSLVFAPSPSFSIGVEVELQLVDRQTLDLAPRAPAILAAGSAELPGRLKPELIQSMIELTTPVCAGMDEVAACLGRAIRALEVLAAREDCSLLAASLHPFAASSAQPVTDAPRYRRIRQELALVGRQFITQGLHVHVGLPDGELAVRVCDGLRLHLPVLLALSTSSPFFEGSDTGLFSYRSKLCEALPLAGLPDRLGDWQGFVHTADLLARAGIITSVRDLWWDIRPHPTFGTVEVRICDLPSRLDEILALVSLIQALVVTLSRQQACPLVNMQILRANKWQAARHGLDGVFIEPWGEARQSLRTEAAALVDLVMPAALELGGASFLHPLARILRTGTSAHRQRQIHAATGDLGAVVLALVAGFWQGSEPATAAGQPAEALC from the coding sequence ATGAGCCTCGGCTCCCTGGTCTTTGCTCCAAGCCCGTCCTTTTCCATCGGCGTCGAGGTGGAGCTGCAGCTTGTTGACCGGCAGACCCTGGATCTGGCGCCCCGGGCCCCGGCGATCCTGGCCGCCGGCAGCGCTGAGCTGCCAGGCCGGCTCAAGCCCGAGCTGATCCAGTCGATGATCGAGCTCACCACCCCGGTCTGTGCCGGCATGGACGAGGTGGCTGCCTGCCTGGGCCGCGCCATCCGGGCGCTGGAGGTATTGGCTGCCCGGGAGGACTGTTCTCTGCTGGCTGCCAGCCTCCACCCCTTTGCCGCCAGCAGCGCCCAGCCGGTGACCGATGCGCCCCGCTACCGCCGCATCCGCCAGGAGCTGGCGCTGGTCGGCCGGCAGTTCATCACCCAGGGACTGCATGTCCATGTCGGTCTGCCGGACGGGGAACTGGCCGTCCGGGTCTGTGACGGCCTGCGCCTCCATCTGCCGGTGCTCCTGGCCCTGTCCACCTCGTCGCCCTTTTTCGAAGGCAGCGATACCGGGCTCTTCTCTTACCGGAGCAAGCTCTGCGAGGCCCTGCCCCTGGCCGGCCTGCCGGACCGCCTGGGCGACTGGCAGGGCTTTGTTCATACCGCGGACCTGCTGGCCCGGGCTGGCATCATCACCTCAGTGCGGGACCTGTGGTGGGATATCCGGCCCCATCCCACCTTCGGCACCGTGGAGGTTCGGATCTGCGACCTGCCGTCCCGCCTGGACGAGATCCTGGCCCTGGTATCCCTGATTCAGGCCCTGGTCGTCACCCTCTCCCGGCAGCAGGCCTGCCCGCTGGTGAACATGCAGATCCTGCGGGCCAACAAGTGGCAGGCCGCCCGGCATGGCCTGGACGGGGTCTTCATCGAGCCCTGGGGCGAGGCCCGCCAGAGCCTGCGCACCGAGGCCGCCGCCCTGGTCGACCTGGTGATGCCCGCCGCCCTGGAGCTGGGCGGCGCCTCCTTCCTGCACCCCCTGGCCCGCATCCTGCGAACCGGCACCAGCGCCCACCGGCAGCGGCAGATCCATGCCGCCACCGGCGACCTGGGGGCGGTGGTCCTGGCCCTGGTGGCCGGCTTCTGGCAGGGGAGCGAGCCGGCAACGGCGGCTGGCCAGCCGGCCGAAGCCCTCTGTTGA
- a CDS encoding CDP-alcohol phosphatidyltransferase family protein, which produces MTDDTTALARLRCQVRRTLPLAPVLAAAPLAILPALRRPWLAVVFLTATGLCLALILGRLWALLPEHRHQPGAALLPRLGPGTWLSLLRGLFLAWLAGLLFLPWSSLLAMAPLSALMPGLCYGLASLLDLLDGYLARRTGTATRLGAALDVELDALGLALASSMGVRLGRLPAAYLAVGAAFYVYRGAIWWRARHGRPVFPPPFRVGARHAAGFQMGLVALGLLPVLPFAAV; this is translated from the coding sequence GTGACCGACGACACCACCGCCCTGGCCAGGCTGCGTTGCCAGGTGCGCCGGACCCTGCCGCTGGCCCCGGTCCTGGCCGCGGCTCCCCTCGCCATCCTGCCAGCCCTGCGCCGGCCTTGGCTGGCCGTTGTCTTCTTGACCGCAACCGGTCTGTGTCTGGCCCTCATTCTGGGGCGCCTGTGGGCCCTGCTGCCGGAGCACCGGCACCAGCCGGGGGCTGCGTTGCTGCCCCGTCTCGGGCCGGGCACGTGGCTCTCCCTCCTGCGGGGCCTCTTCCTCGCCTGGCTGGCCGGCCTCCTGTTCCTGCCTTGGTCGTCTTTGCTGGCGATGGCGCCCCTGTCTGCCCTCATGCCGGGTCTTTGCTACGGCCTCGCCAGCCTGCTGGATCTCCTGGACGGCTACCTGGCCCGCCGCACCGGCACCGCCACCCGGCTGGGGGCGGCCCTGGACGTGGAGCTGGATGCCCTGGGGCTTGCCCTGGCCTCCTCAATGGGGGTGCGGCTGGGCCGGCTGCCGGCGGCCTACCTGGCGGTGGGCGCCGCCTTCTATGTGTATCGGGGGGCGATCTGGTGGCGGGCTCGGCACGGCCGGCCGGTCTTCCCCCCACCGTTCCGGGTAGGGGCTCGCCATGCGGCCGGCTTCCAGATGGGGCTGGTGGCCCTGGGCCTTCTGCCGGTGCTCCCCTTCGCCGCGGT
- the hypE gene encoding hydrogenase expression/formation protein HypE, which translates to MSERILLGHGSGGRLMHRLIGELFARAFAMDELGDAARLPAIAGGLAFTTDSYVVSPRFFPGGNIGELAVFGTVNDLAVAGAQPLFLSAGFIIEEGLPLAELTAVVEAMAAAARRAGVRIVTGDTKVVAKGQADGLFINTAGVGRLLAGLTIDPARIRPGDQVLVSGPIASHGMAIMARRHGIAQEPPLLSDTRPLHALVAALAELGPAVRFLRDPTRGGLATTLKEAAMASGCAIRLEEGALPVLPAAQGVAELLGIDPLYAANEGILVAVVAAEAGERALAVMAGREDAPAPGRIGEVLAAPAGMVLLATAIGGSRIVDMLPGEELPRIC; encoded by the coding sequence ATGAGCGAGCGCATCCTCCTGGGCCACGGCAGCGGCGGCCGGCTCATGCACCGGCTCATTGGCGAGCTGTTTGCCAGGGCCTTTGCCATGGACGAGCTGGGGGATGCCGCCCGGCTGCCGGCCATTGCCGGTGGCCTGGCCTTCACCACCGATTCCTACGTGGTCTCGCCCCGTTTCTTCCCCGGCGGCAACATCGGCGAGCTGGCGGTCTTCGGCACGGTCAACGATCTGGCGGTGGCCGGGGCCCAGCCCCTCTTCCTTTCCGCCGGCTTCATCATCGAAGAAGGGCTGCCCCTGGCCGAGCTGACCGCGGTGGTGGAGGCCATGGCTGCCGCAGCCCGCCGCGCCGGGGTGCGGATCGTGACCGGTGACACCAAGGTGGTGGCGAAAGGCCAGGCCGACGGCCTGTTCATCAACACCGCCGGCGTCGGTCGCCTGCTGGCCGGGCTTACTATCGACCCGGCCCGGATCCGGCCCGGCGACCAGGTGCTGGTGAGCGGTCCCATCGCCAGCCACGGCATGGCCATCATGGCCCGGCGGCACGGCATCGCCCAGGAGCCGCCCCTGTTGAGTGATACCCGGCCCCTCCATGCCCTGGTGGCAGCCCTGGCCGAGCTGGGGCCGGCGGTTCGCTTCCTGCGCGATCCCACCCGGGGGGGCCTCGCCACCACCCTCAAGGAGGCAGCGATGGCTTCCGGCTGCGCCATCCGCCTGGAGGAGGGCGCGCTGCCGGTCCTGCCCGCGGCCCAGGGGGTGGCGGAGCTCCTGGGCATCGACCCCTTGTACGCGGCCAACGAGGGAATCCTGGTCGCAGTGGTGGCAGCCGAGGCCGGCGAGCGGGCCCTGGCCGTCATGGCCGGCCGGGAGGATGCACCCGCCCCGGGCCGGATCGGCGAGGTGCTGGCCGCACCCGCCGGCATGGTGCTCCTGGCCACCGCCATCGGCGGCAGCCGCATCGTCGACATGCTGCCCGGCGAAGAGCTGCCCCGGATCTGCTGA
- a CDS encoding amidohydrolase has translation MSEPGTIGPAGAPASRFPVDAALFAWMQEIRRTIHRQPELAFQEFATARLIASRLAELGIPHRTGVGGTGVVAELGAPSAGITVALRADMDALPVEEKTGLPFASQRPGIMHACGHDGHVAMLLGAAALLARRPLPGRVRFLFQPAEEGDGGAQALISAGALAGVRAIFGGHIDRHFQVGEIAAEPGLICAHTDTFRIDIKGRGGHAARPHETVDSIVVASLLVMSIQTLVSREVNPAYPTVVTVGRIEGGTAHNVIAETAILEGTVRTTRPETREHVLSGLERMVKAVSQLHGATAACRITAGYPPVINDAAAAALSREAATRVVGAAGVRSQPHPSMGGEDFAFYLDSVPGCFVRFGARRQDLGEVPAHSPRFDFDEGVLPLGAAFLAEVACLALDRIQDLPAPRP, from the coding sequence ATGAGCGAGCCTGGGACGATCGGCCCGGCGGGGGCGCCGGCCAGCCGCTTTCCGGTGGATGCCGCCCTCTTCGCCTGGATGCAGGAGATCCGCCGCACCATCCACCGGCAGCCGGAGCTGGCCTTTCAGGAATTTGCCACCGCCCGGCTCATCGCCAGCCGTCTGGCCGAGCTGGGGATTCCCCACCGGACCGGCGTGGGGGGCACCGGCGTGGTGGCCGAGCTGGGGGCGCCGAGCGCCGGCATCACGGTAGCCCTGCGGGCCGACATGGACGCCCTGCCAGTGGAGGAGAAGACCGGCCTGCCTTTCGCCTCCCAGCGACCTGGCATCATGCACGCCTGCGGCCACGATGGCCATGTGGCCATGCTGCTGGGCGCGGCAGCCCTTCTGGCGCGCCGTCCTTTGCCCGGCCGGGTGCGGTTTCTCTTCCAGCCGGCGGAGGAGGGGGATGGCGGGGCCCAGGCCCTGATCAGCGCCGGCGCCCTGGCTGGGGTGCGGGCCATCTTCGGCGGCCACATCGACCGCCATTTCCAGGTGGGGGAGATCGCCGCCGAGCCGGGTCTCATCTGCGCCCATACCGACACCTTCCGGATCGACATCAAGGGCAGGGGAGGGCACGCGGCCCGGCCCCACGAGACCGTGGACTCCATCGTGGTGGCCAGTCTTCTGGTGATGAGCATCCAGACCCTGGTCTCCCGGGAGGTGAACCCGGCCTACCCCACGGTGGTGACCGTGGGACGGATCGAGGGTGGCACCGCCCACAACGTCATTGCCGAGACCGCGATCCTGGAGGGTACGGTGCGCACCACCCGGCCGGAGACCCGGGAGCACGTGCTGTCCGGTCTCGAGCGCATGGTCAAGGCGGTGAGCCAGCTGCACGGTGCCACCGCGGCCTGCCGGATCACCGCCGGCTACCCGCCGGTGATCAACGATGCAGCCGCCGCTGCTCTGTCCCGGGAGGCGGCGACCCGGGTGGTGGGCGCGGCCGGTGTCCGCAGCCAGCCCCATCCCAGCATGGGCGGCGAGGACTTCGCCTTCTATCTGGACAGCGTTCCCGGCTGCTTCGTGCGCTTCGGCGCCCGCCGCCAGGATCTGGGCGAGGTGCCGGCCCACAGCCCCCGCTTCGACTTCGACGAGGGGGTGCTGCCCCTGGGCGCCGCCTTTCTGGCGGAAGTCGCCTGCCTGGCCCTGGACCGGATCCAGGACCTGCCCGCCCCCCGCCCATGA
- a CDS encoding DUF433 domain-containing protein, producing MNWKDYIVADPEVLAGKPVIKGTRLSVELILDRLADGWSEQDLFRSYPNLTAEALRAVFVFTAEMLREEDYVSRGKAA from the coding sequence ATGAATTGGAAGGACTACATCGTTGCCGATCCTGAGGTGCTTGCCGGCAAGCCGGTTATCAAGGGTACCCGGCTGTCGGTGGAGCTCATTCTCGACCGGCTTGCCGACGGCTGGTCGGAGCAGGACCTCTTTCGTTCGTACCCCAACCTGACGGCTGAGGCCCTGAGGGCAGTGTTCGTCTTCACCGCCGAGATGCTGCGGGAGGAGGATTATGTCAGCCGGGGAAAGGCGGCGTGA
- the hypD gene encoding hydrogenase formation protein HypD codes for MNGIAAAIGDLVQKIGRPVRLMEVCGTHTVAIFRHGIRDLLPAGVSLLSGPGCPVCVTAIADVDRAVALARQPGVLLATFGDLLRVPGSAMSLAEARAGGAQVAVVYSPLDALELAAANPGHQVVFFATGFETTSPLIAATLLTAQERATGNFSILSVHKLVPPALRALVATPELAVDGFLLPGHVSAIIGVDPYRFIAAEGGRPAVVTGFAAADILEGIWLLLRQLAAGAARVENQYQRVVRPEGNPRALALLDAFFEPADAVWRGLGTIPASGLTLKPAYAELDASRRLPVAVPAAREPAGCDCGAILRGLKTPPDCRLFGRACTPERPVGACMVSSEGSCAAYHRYGQRPAPPVGPAA; via the coding sequence ATGAACGGAATCGCCGCCGCCATCGGCGACCTGGTCCAGAAGATCGGCCGGCCGGTGCGGCTGATGGAGGTGTGCGGCACCCATACCGTGGCCATCTTCCGCCACGGCATCCGGGATCTGCTCCCTGCCGGCGTGAGCCTCCTGTCCGGACCGGGCTGCCCGGTCTGCGTCACGGCCATCGCCGATGTCGACCGGGCGGTCGCCCTGGCCCGGCAGCCGGGGGTGCTCCTCGCCACCTTCGGCGACCTGCTGCGGGTGCCGGGCAGCGCCATGTCCCTGGCCGAGGCCCGGGCCGGCGGCGCCCAGGTGGCCGTCGTCTACTCGCCGCTCGATGCCCTGGAGCTGGCCGCTGCCAACCCCGGCCACCAGGTGGTCTTTTTCGCCACCGGCTTCGAGACCACCTCGCCCCTTATCGCCGCCACCCTTCTGACCGCCCAGGAGCGGGCCACCGGCAATTTTTCCATCCTCTCGGTGCACAAGCTGGTGCCGCCGGCCCTCCGGGCGCTGGTCGCCACCCCGGAGCTGGCGGTGGACGGCTTCCTCTTGCCTGGCCATGTCAGCGCGATCATCGGGGTGGATCCCTACCGGTTCATCGCGGCCGAGGGCGGCCGGCCGGCGGTGGTCACCGGGTTTGCCGCCGCCGACATTCTGGAAGGGATCTGGCTCCTCCTGCGGCAGCTGGCGGCCGGTGCGGCCCGGGTGGAGAACCAGTACCAGCGGGTGGTGCGGCCGGAGGGCAACCCCCGGGCACTGGCCCTGCTGGATGCCTTCTTCGAGCCGGCCGATGCCGTCTGGCGGGGCCTGGGCACGATTCCGGCCAGCGGCCTGACCTTGAAGCCCGCGTATGCCGAGCTTGATGCCAGCCGCCGTCTGCCGGTGGCGGTGCCGGCCGCCCGGGAGCCGGCTGGCTGCGATTGCGGCGCCATCCTGCGGGGCCTGAAGACCCCGCCCGACTGCCGCCTCTTCGGCCGGGCCTGCACCCCGGAGCGGCCGGTAGGCGCCTGCATGGTCTCCAGCGAAGGCAGCTGCGCCGCGTACCACCGCTATGGCCAGCGACCGGCGCCCCCGGTAGGACCGGCGGCATGA